From Vibrio artabrorum, a single genomic window includes:
- the proX gene encoding glycine betaine/L-proline ABC transporter substrate-binding protein ProX, whose product MDNSWKSILTASIVSTLAVSTNVWAASLPGEGVSVQPVQSSVAEETFQTLIVNRALEELGYDVKATQEVDYNVAYTSIAKGDATFLAVGWFPLHADKYKMAGGDDKFYRKGQYVSGAAQGYLIDKKTAEKYNITNIGQLADPKIAKLFDANGDGKADLTGCNPGWGCEMVIEHQLSAFKLNDTVTHNQGNYAAIIADTISRYQKGEPILYYTWTPYWVSGVLVPNKDVVWLEVPFSSLPGDRANVDTTLPNGKNYGFEMNSMRIIANKEFAKNNPAAAKLFEIMKLNINDVSAQNMMMSKGKNSSADIEAHVNGWIKANQKTFDAWIAESKKAAL is encoded by the coding sequence ATGGATAATTCATGGAAGAGCATACTTACTGCTAGCATCGTTTCTACATTAGCGGTATCAACGAACGTGTGGGCGGCAAGCTTACCCGGTGAGGGGGTTTCGGTTCAGCCTGTTCAATCTTCTGTCGCTGAAGAAACATTTCAAACGTTGATCGTTAACCGTGCTCTAGAAGAATTGGGTTACGATGTAAAAGCAACACAAGAAGTCGACTACAACGTCGCTTACACCTCTATCGCAAAGGGTGATGCAACGTTCCTAGCTGTCGGTTGGTTCCCGCTTCATGCTGATAAATACAAAATGGCGGGTGGTGATGATAAATTCTACCGTAAAGGTCAGTACGTTAGTGGTGCAGCACAAGGGTACCTAATTGATAAAAAAACGGCTGAAAAGTACAACATCACTAACATTGGTCAGTTGGCTGATCCTAAAATTGCAAAATTGTTTGATGCAAACGGTGATGGTAAAGCAGACCTTACGGGCTGCAACCCAGGTTGGGGTTGTGAAATGGTTATCGAGCATCAACTTTCAGCATTTAAACTGAACGACACCGTCACTCATAATCAAGGTAACTATGCCGCTATCATTGCTGACACCATTTCACGTTACCAAAAGGGTGAGCCCATCCTTTACTACACTTGGACACCATACTGGGTGAGTGGTGTATTGGTTCCAAATAAGGATGTTGTATGGTTAGAAGTTCCATTCTCCTCTCTTCCTGGCGATCGTGCTAATGTCGATACCACTTTACCTAATGGCAAAAACTACGGCTTTGAAATGAACTCAATGCGTATTATTGCTAATAAAGAGTTTGCAAAAAACAACCCGGCAGCAGCGAAGCTTTTTGAAATCATGAAGCTGAATATCAACGATGTTAGTGCTCAGAATATGATGATGAGTAAAGGTAAAAACAGCTCTGCTGATATCGAAGCGCACGTCAATGGTTGGATAAAAGCAAACCAGAAAACGTTTGATGCTTGGATTGCAGAATCAAAAAAAGCGGCGCTTTAA
- the proV gene encoding glycine betaine/L-proline ABC transporter ATP-binding protein ProV encodes MDPILEVKGLYKVFGEDTDRAFTMIDKGANKDKIFEETGLTIGVNDVSLTIQEGEIFVIMGLSGSGKSTLVRLLNRLIEPTKGHVHLRGKDIAHISEDELREVRRNNISMVFQNFALMPHMTVIENAAFGLELAGIEVDKRKQSAFEALERVGLGPYSESYPDELSGGMKQRVGLARALACDPDILLMDEAFSALDPLIRTEMQDELIRLQNDDKRTIVFISHDLDEAMRIGDRIAIMQNGEVVQVGTPDEILTSPANDYVEAFFRGVNIASTLTVKDIARKKPAAVFKKSEHDGPASALQILMDNDREYGIVVEKNSLYSGIVSIDSLRKAQKERSSLVSAQLADGLTLNPDLPINDVLGLVGGVPYSVPVVDDNGNYFGVVTKSRLLQTLDKG; translated from the coding sequence ATGGATCCCATACTGGAAGTTAAGGGACTGTACAAGGTGTTTGGTGAAGACACCGACCGTGCTTTTACGATGATTGATAAAGGCGCAAACAAAGACAAAATTTTTGAAGAAACCGGTCTAACGATCGGCGTTAATGATGTTTCTCTTACTATTCAAGAAGGTGAGATTTTCGTCATAATGGGCTTGTCAGGATCGGGCAAATCAACCTTAGTTCGCCTTCTGAATCGCCTAATCGAACCTACCAAAGGTCATGTGCACCTTCGAGGCAAAGACATTGCCCATATCTCAGAAGATGAACTGCGCGAAGTTCGTCGTAATAACATCTCCATGGTTTTCCAAAATTTTGCACTGATGCCTCATATGACAGTGATTGAAAACGCCGCGTTCGGTCTCGAGTTGGCGGGTATCGAAGTCGACAAACGTAAACAGTCTGCATTTGAAGCGCTCGAGCGAGTCGGTCTCGGACCTTATTCAGAATCGTATCCAGATGAATTATCCGGTGGTATGAAACAGCGTGTTGGTTTGGCACGTGCTCTAGCATGTGACCCCGATATCTTGTTAATGGATGAAGCGTTCTCTGCACTCGACCCTTTGATTCGTACGGAAATGCAAGACGAGTTAATTCGACTTCAAAATGACGATAAAAGAACCATTGTTTTTATCTCGCACGATTTGGATGAAGCGATGCGCATTGGTGACCGAATTGCGATTATGCAAAATGGCGAAGTGGTTCAAGTGGGGACGCCTGACGAGATCTTAACTAGCCCTGCGAATGACTACGTTGAAGCCTTCTTCCGTGGTGTCAATATCGCGAGTACTCTTACGGTGAAAGATATTGCGCGCAAGAAGCCAGCAGCAGTATTTAAGAAATCTGAGCACGACGGTCCTGCTTCTGCTCTACAAATTTTGATGGATAACGACCGTGAATACGGCATCGTTGTTGAGAAAAACAGTCTTTACTCAGGCATTGTGTCCATTGACTCCCTTCGAAAAGCCCAAAAAGAGAGAAGCTCTTTAGTTAGCGCGCAGCTTGCTGATGGATTAACGCTCAATCCGGATTTACCAATCAATGATGTGCTCGGTCTTGTTGGTGGGGTGCCTTATTCCGTACCTGTTGTGGATGATAACGGCAATTACTTTGGTGTGGTGACTAAATCACGACTGTTACAAACCTTGGATAAGGGGTAA
- the hhe gene encoding DUF4011 domain-containing anti-phage protein Hhe, producing the protein MSNEYNKYLIDQLEELVEKHKYSDVILKKIDAVLASRRVRKRNTDLRVRIKTIRTVAKNNVHQASKTPENQPIKSELMRNSDAPIVYPGNFLVSAFEGMRQRLLDTSGGRSRLLNLDQNGRSFVRVVDELPDQLMKLLMSERAMNVAPVPEPTSTQLVEHGFLRWDDELEKFIELKKQPDAKQWAGIIGIHNSFELPRDSEHVDDNRHSDLDLQSLLFEAELNNCLKKLSTDARTAIDETGNNILFLCLGFLEWVEQEEGGRKRLAPLYMVPVSITKHFQNGLAVYRLQYTGEDIIPNLVLREKLQQEFGLTLPEITEPDSDDKLLTPEKYFQEVSALLARKSNDKTVRLWQVRRFGTLATLSLGKLLMYKDLDPRKWPEGEGNILQHEVFRRFFQDEARQVEFRGEAKSYVLDEIDNVHQSFPMIEDADSSQMSALIDVMKGKNLVIEGPPGTGKSQTITNILAAAMAQGKSVLFVAEKQAALEVVKRRMDKAGLGDFCLDLHSDGAKKRLVLDDFNQRIANSPSFKYSTAEYERQVERYERAREKLQSYVQMINAEWKHTGLTIHEILMAATRYSSECSNLKFQDIAPDDLSGETFNRVILDEKIDQLTQFYDYLHRVSQQLDDSDNWCSHPWYGATNKALSGVDPEDVVRQLQQWDFSLINWLNEFIDQCNSFDLNPDYHLMKAEAFVSSWADIPAPKGDELFTAIEQITPESLEELDGYLALYQSIAEGYGYLKKHFVKDVIENLDSVEDIELAMRGLAELGVDRTLGFSELARTLSSLQVAIDTCAKIDVVRSEMAPHLPQAAQKLLGCSRQGLNELDTFVRLSCEMPPANLSLRNELWDSEELACELGSLEQRVQSLSDEKRTLSESLDTEALPSVELLKRYAEAYRNKGLFSWLSPTWREAKKAVLGFKKSGSHSNQDIAVLLERVATWSEESNTFLNDTKFRSLLQEHFQGAETDVAKIRSMVEWYQKVRAEYGIGFGRRVPLAQALFSLPSELIRGINTLNSDGLRQQIDSFNQALRRLALVYPKMAVFAAEDIDFTSDNKPLENAKVEIEKKLFSCQRFLVDANMSQELLWEGITSAKQLDSRVKSFLNQGLDERYFGNDALLSVPVSGHVSPELSRITATMDFVEELYDRCSSPDIISLVKQCSNIESIAELRKVGSELEALMRRAQYDESVFFEQVGGNREQWFEYCGFELKHVIDRNAKAIKSGEWLDGWIKYLFAKARMEKGGYSRLNQYLSQSSCSLKQAQNALKFATYQMLARAIYKERPELTQMSGHEQAAIQQQFAKYDEELKILQRKRVAALASDRHIPSGTRGAKVASYTEDALLDHEIKKKTRHISIRNLVTRAGSTLVGYKPCFMMSPMAVAKYIPPGSITFDIVVMDEASQVKPQDALSCFARGKQIVVVGDSKQLPPTSFFEKTVSNDSEDDQEDVGVIDDAESILDAVSDHFRKRQLKWHYRSRHESLIAFSNHRFYDSSLVVFPSPWGQSDEFGIKFNHVPEGQFLNSVNHGESHAVVAAIREHLLSKSSESLGVVAMNSKQRDYIEADLERLIGKDKLLREAYELNQHSDDPLFIKNLENVQGDERDVIFISFTYGPQEKGAANIPQRFGPINSASGWRRLNVLFTRAKKRIQIYSSMTADQIVLNESSSLGVTSLKGYLKYAQHGQLIGHDGVQQKEPDSDFEISVMDALARKGFECVPQVGVSGFFIDISVRDPGMPGRYLMGIECDGATYHSSKSTRDRDRVRQGVLEGLGWNIRRIWSTDWFKHPEAELKPIVEELKRLSTPIKQQTSTESMSEVKEEPTEELRYKAARTLEEALTRYKLVIEKKYPYTELHEKLLRPDMIEHLIMDRPMTHEEFTLRVPAYLRQNTSAKEAADYLDDVLEIITDYESIESFSLTSQEMSS; encoded by the coding sequence ATGTCCAACGAATATAACAAGTACTTAATAGATCAACTGGAAGAGTTGGTCGAAAAACATAAATACAGTGACGTGATACTCAAAAAAATTGATGCCGTTTTAGCTTCTCGTCGAGTTAGAAAACGCAATACAGATCTGCGAGTTCGTATTAAAACCATTCGGACTGTCGCTAAAAACAATGTTCATCAAGCGTCTAAGACCCCAGAAAATCAACCTATAAAGAGTGAACTGATGAGAAATAGCGACGCGCCGATTGTCTATCCCGGCAACTTTCTTGTTTCTGCTTTTGAAGGGATGCGGCAGAGGCTACTAGATACGTCTGGTGGTCGTTCTCGGTTGCTGAATTTGGACCAGAACGGGCGGTCATTTGTTCGTGTTGTCGATGAACTACCAGACCAGTTGATGAAATTGTTGATGTCTGAAAGGGCTATGAATGTCGCGCCAGTTCCAGAGCCGACATCAACACAACTTGTCGAACATGGCTTTCTTCGATGGGACGATGAGCTTGAAAAATTCATTGAGCTTAAAAAACAGCCTGATGCTAAGCAGTGGGCGGGTATTATTGGTATTCACAATAGCTTTGAATTGCCGCGAGATTCGGAACATGTTGACGATAACAGGCACTCAGATTTGGATCTCCAATCGCTGCTTTTTGAAGCAGAGCTGAACAACTGCCTGAAAAAGCTGTCGACAGATGCCAGAACTGCTATTGATGAAACCGGAAACAACATTCTTTTCTTGTGTTTGGGCTTTCTCGAGTGGGTTGAGCAAGAAGAAGGCGGTAGAAAGCGTTTAGCCCCGCTTTACATGGTGCCAGTCAGTATTACAAAGCACTTTCAAAATGGCCTAGCGGTATACCGCCTGCAGTACACCGGAGAGGATATTATTCCAAATCTGGTGCTTCGTGAAAAACTTCAGCAAGAGTTTGGTCTCACTCTCCCTGAAATTACCGAACCAGATAGCGACGATAAGCTACTTACACCTGAAAAGTATTTTCAAGAAGTTAGCGCGCTACTTGCCAGAAAAAGTAACGATAAAACGGTTCGACTTTGGCAGGTACGTCGCTTTGGCACCCTAGCTACTCTTAGCTTGGGCAAGCTTCTGATGTACAAAGACCTCGACCCAAGAAAATGGCCGGAAGGTGAGGGCAATATTCTTCAGCATGAGGTCTTTCGTCGGTTCTTCCAAGATGAAGCTAGGCAAGTTGAGTTCCGTGGTGAAGCGAAAAGTTATGTACTCGATGAAATAGATAACGTTCACCAAAGCTTCCCCATGATTGAAGATGCGGACAGCTCTCAAATGAGCGCACTTATCGATGTGATGAAAGGTAAGAATCTCGTCATTGAGGGACCGCCCGGCACCGGTAAATCCCAAACAATTACTAATATTCTAGCCGCTGCCATGGCCCAGGGGAAAAGTGTCCTTTTCGTGGCGGAGAAACAAGCGGCACTGGAAGTGGTTAAGCGCCGTATGGATAAAGCGGGCCTTGGCGATTTTTGTCTTGATCTACACAGCGACGGGGCGAAAAAACGCCTTGTGTTGGATGACTTTAACCAGCGTATTGCGAACTCTCCTAGCTTCAAATATTCAACAGCTGAATATGAACGCCAAGTTGAGCGTTATGAACGCGCTCGTGAGAAGCTGCAGAGTTATGTCCAAATGATTAATGCGGAGTGGAAACACACCGGATTGACCATTCACGAGATACTGATGGCGGCGACTCGCTACAGTAGCGAATGTTCCAATCTGAAGTTTCAAGATATTGCCCCTGATGACCTCTCTGGCGAAACGTTCAACCGTGTCATCCTAGATGAAAAAATCGATCAGTTAACGCAATTTTATGACTATCTACATCGTGTTAGTCAGCAGCTTGATGATAGTGACAATTGGTGCTCTCACCCTTGGTATGGTGCCACGAACAAAGCACTATCTGGAGTAGATCCAGAAGACGTGGTTCGACAGCTCCAGCAATGGGATTTCAGCCTCATAAACTGGCTGAATGAGTTCATAGACCAGTGCAATTCATTCGATCTGAACCCTGATTATCACTTGATGAAAGCTGAGGCATTTGTCAGCTCTTGGGCTGACATTCCAGCTCCTAAAGGAGATGAGCTTTTCACTGCAATAGAGCAAATTACGCCTGAATCGCTTGAAGAGCTCGATGGCTATTTGGCTCTCTATCAATCTATTGCGGAAGGCTATGGTTACCTAAAAAAACACTTCGTAAAAGATGTCATTGAAAACCTAGACAGCGTTGAAGATATTGAACTCGCAATGCGTGGGCTGGCCGAGCTGGGCGTAGATAGAACGCTTGGATTTAGTGAGCTGGCGAGAACCTTAAGCTCCTTACAGGTTGCTATCGACACGTGTGCGAAAATTGACGTAGTCCGAAGCGAAATGGCTCCTCATTTACCCCAGGCTGCGCAAAAACTATTGGGATGCAGCAGACAAGGTTTGAATGAGTTGGATACGTTTGTTCGTCTGTCCTGTGAAATGCCACCAGCCAATCTCTCTTTGAGAAACGAACTTTGGGATAGCGAAGAGCTAGCCTGTGAATTGGGAAGCTTGGAGCAACGAGTACAATCGCTGAGTGATGAAAAGCGTACACTGAGTGAGAGCTTGGATACAGAAGCTTTACCCTCTGTTGAGTTGTTAAAACGCTATGCAGAAGCCTATAGAAACAAGGGCCTGTTTTCGTGGCTTTCGCCTACGTGGCGAGAAGCGAAAAAAGCAGTTTTAGGGTTTAAAAAGTCTGGAAGTCATTCAAACCAAGATATTGCAGTCCTGTTAGAAAGAGTCGCTACTTGGTCTGAGGAAAGTAATACGTTTCTCAACGACACTAAATTCCGCTCGTTGCTTCAGGAGCATTTCCAAGGCGCAGAAACCGACGTAGCGAAGATTCGCTCCATGGTCGAGTGGTATCAGAAAGTTCGAGCGGAATATGGTATTGGTTTTGGGCGTCGAGTACCGCTTGCTCAGGCTTTGTTCTCGCTTCCTTCAGAGCTTATTAGGGGAATAAACACACTAAATAGCGATGGCCTTCGACAGCAAATCGACTCGTTTAACCAAGCTCTGAGAAGGCTTGCATTGGTTTACCCTAAAATGGCTGTGTTTGCTGCGGAAGACATCGATTTTACGTCTGACAACAAGCCGCTCGAAAATGCAAAAGTTGAAATTGAGAAAAAGCTGTTTTCATGCCAGCGATTTCTTGTCGATGCCAATATGTCCCAAGAGTTACTTTGGGAGGGAATCACCTCGGCCAAACAACTCGATTCTCGAGTTAAGTCATTCCTAAATCAGGGGCTGGATGAAAGGTATTTTGGCAACGATGCACTTCTATCGGTACCAGTCTCTGGTCATGTCTCTCCAGAGCTTTCTCGTATCACGGCAACGATGGATTTCGTTGAGGAGCTTTATGATCGCTGTTCTTCTCCTGACATTATTTCTCTCGTAAAGCAATGTTCAAACATTGAGTCCATCGCTGAGTTAAGAAAAGTAGGCTCTGAGCTTGAAGCTCTCATGCGACGTGCTCAATACGATGAGTCAGTGTTTTTTGAACAGGTGGGCGGAAATCGCGAACAGTGGTTTGAATACTGTGGATTCGAATTAAAGCACGTCATTGATCGCAACGCAAAAGCGATCAAAAGTGGGGAGTGGCTGGATGGCTGGATCAAGTATCTGTTTGCTAAAGCCCGTATGGAGAAAGGTGGATACTCTCGGCTAAATCAATACTTGAGCCAGAGTAGCTGCTCGCTTAAACAGGCTCAAAATGCTCTTAAGTTCGCGACTTATCAGATGCTAGCTCGAGCAATATACAAAGAGCGTCCTGAACTGACTCAAATGTCCGGCCATGAGCAGGCCGCAATTCAGCAACAGTTTGCTAAATATGATGAAGAGCTAAAAATTCTGCAGAGAAAACGTGTCGCTGCTTTAGCTAGTGATAGACACATTCCGAGCGGAACAAGAGGGGCTAAGGTTGCAAGCTACACGGAAGATGCACTGCTAGACCATGAGATTAAGAAAAAGACGCGTCATATTTCTATACGCAATCTGGTGACTCGTGCAGGCTCAACTCTTGTGGGATACAAGCCCTGCTTCATGATGAGCCCGATGGCCGTTGCCAAGTATATTCCGCCGGGCAGTATCACTTTCGACATCGTAGTGATGGATGAGGCTTCGCAGGTGAAGCCTCAGGATGCGCTTAGCTGTTTTGCCCGTGGTAAACAAATTGTAGTGGTGGGTGACTCCAAGCAGCTGCCACCTACGTCATTCTTTGAAAAAACAGTGTCGAATGATTCGGAAGATGACCAAGAGGACGTTGGCGTAATTGATGATGCAGAGAGCATTCTTGATGCAGTGAGTGATCACTTCAGGAAGAGACAACTTAAATGGCATTACCGTTCGCGGCATGAAAGCCTGATAGCATTTTCTAACCACCGTTTCTACGACAGCAGCTTGGTTGTATTCCCATCCCCTTGGGGGCAATCGGATGAATTTGGTATCAAATTCAATCACGTCCCAGAAGGACAGTTTTTGAACAGTGTTAACCACGGCGAATCTCATGCCGTTGTCGCTGCGATTAGGGAGCACCTGCTTTCAAAATCATCAGAGAGCCTTGGTGTGGTCGCAATGAACTCCAAACAACGCGATTACATTGAAGCGGATTTAGAGCGCCTGATTGGCAAAGATAAGCTTTTGCGCGAGGCGTATGAATTAAATCAACACAGTGACGACCCTCTATTTATCAAAAACCTGGAAAACGTTCAGGGTGATGAACGCGATGTGATTTTTATATCGTTCACATACGGGCCTCAGGAGAAAGGTGCGGCAAATATTCCCCAACGCTTTGGTCCAATAAACAGTGCAAGTGGTTGGCGACGACTGAACGTTCTGTTTACTCGTGCTAAGAAACGCATCCAAATCTACAGCTCAATGACAGCTGATCAAATTGTTTTGAATGAAAGCAGCAGCTTGGGCGTTACTTCGCTGAAGGGGTATTTAAAGTATGCTCAGCATGGTCAGCTGATTGGGCATGATGGTGTTCAACAGAAAGAACCTGATAGTGACTTTGAAATTTCGGTCATGGACGCCTTGGCCAGAAAGGGCTTTGAATGTGTCCCGCAAGTAGGAGTTTCAGGGTTCTTCATAGATATTTCTGTGCGAGACCCTGGGATGCCAGGTAGATACCTAATGGGGATTGAATGTGACGGGGCAACTTATCACAGCAGTAAATCCACGCGTGACAGAGACCGAGTAAGACAAGGTGTTCTTGAAGGATTGGGCTGGAATATTCGCCGGATATGGTCAACGGATTGGTTTAAACATCCTGAGGCTGAGTTGAAACCCATTGTTGAAGAGCTCAAAAGGCTTTCTACACCTATTAAGCAGCAAACCAGCACGGAATCGATGTCTGAAGTTAAAGAGGAGCCAACAGAGGAATTGAGATATAAAGCAGCGAGAACGCTAGAGGAAGCTCTAACTCGCTACAAATTGGTCATTGAAAAAAAGTATCCATATACTGAGCTTCATGAGAAGTTGCTGCGTCCAGATATGATTGAACACTTGATTATGGACAGGCCAATGACTCATGAGGAGTTTACGTTGAGAGTGCCTGCTTATCTTAGACAGAATACTTCTGCTAAAGAGGCGGCGGACTATCTCGATGATGTTTTGGAGATTATCACGGACTACGAAAGCATTGAGTCTTTCTCCTTAACCAGCCAAGAGATGTCCTCGTGA
- the proW gene encoding glycine betaine/L-proline ABC transporter permease ProW: MSSEQTNNDPWSQSAPVAQTASDPWGQAADTSPSADWLSSETVDVTPFDPLNPFADAVLPVDTWVESGLNWLVDHGRPLFQTIRVPIDFILSSFETALTSTPAPFMLIILFLVAWQFSNLKLGVATAVSLTFIGLIGAWSEAMTTLSLVMTSVFFCLLIGLPMGIWLARSNTAAKFVRPILDAMQTTPAFVYLVPIVMLFGIGNVPGVVVTIIFALPPVVRLTILGIQQVPEELIEAGHSFGASKKQMLYRIQLPLALPTIMAGVNQTLMLSLSMVVIASMIAVGGLGQMVLRGIGRLDMGLAAVGGLGIVILAILLDRITQVLGANAGNTKLRWYHMGPVSMVLKALNRGKQSELQLRKNING, encoded by the coding sequence ATGTCATCGGAACAAACAAATAATGACCCATGGTCTCAGTCTGCTCCCGTCGCTCAAACCGCGAGTGACCCTTGGGGCCAAGCGGCTGATACTTCACCCTCAGCCGATTGGCTCAGCAGTGAAACGGTAGACGTTACTCCATTTGATCCACTGAACCCTTTTGCTGACGCTGTACTGCCCGTCGATACCTGGGTTGAGTCTGGGCTGAATTGGCTCGTTGATCACGGACGCCCATTGTTTCAGACAATACGTGTGCCTATCGATTTTATTTTAAGCTCATTTGAAACGGCCTTGACCTCTACGCCGGCGCCATTCATGCTCATCATTTTGTTTCTAGTCGCATGGCAGTTTTCAAACCTGAAGTTGGGTGTAGCGACAGCTGTATCTTTGACTTTCATTGGTTTGATTGGCGCTTGGTCCGAAGCGATGACGACCTTGTCATTGGTTATGACGTCGGTCTTCTTCTGTTTGTTGATTGGCTTACCCATGGGGATATGGCTCGCCCGCAGCAATACCGCGGCCAAATTTGTACGCCCAATTCTGGATGCGATGCAAACGACGCCTGCCTTCGTTTATCTCGTGCCCATTGTGATGTTGTTTGGTATCGGCAATGTGCCGGGCGTGGTGGTGACCATCATATTCGCACTTCCTCCTGTTGTACGTTTGACAATCTTGGGTATTCAGCAAGTACCTGAAGAATTGATCGAAGCGGGTCACTCATTCGGTGCCAGCAAAAAGCAGATGCTTTACCGAATTCAACTACCACTTGCACTGCCAACCATCATGGCGGGCGTGAACCAAACACTGATGTTATCGTTATCGATGGTGGTTATAGCCTCAATGATCGCAGTCGGGGGTTTAGGTCAAATGGTACTGAGAGGTATTGGTCGTTTAGATATGGGATTGGCTGCTGTTGGTGGCTTGGGCATCGTTATTCTTGCCATCTTACTTGACCGCATCACCCAAGTATTGGGCGCAAATGCAGGCAATACAAAATTACGCTGGTATCACATGGGGCCAGTCTCCATGGTACTTAAAGCGCTAAATCGCGGAAAACAATCAGAATTACAATTAAGGAAAAACATCAATGGATAA
- a CDS encoding LacI family DNA-binding transcriptional regulator: protein MAATLKDIAKVAGVSAVTVSYVLNNKNRVSEATKTKVMEAANSLNYVPNRAAKMLASKSTKHICLVISGPDYEYLTNPYIYKLVNGIGSALSEHGYELTLRMANADNELAFIQGELNSNLYDGILIWGTRMPDEQFLSLFDHRVPIVSIARALQDIAVNAVLVEHYQSAYRMTQYLIESGYRKIMFLGKLDVIKAARDRFEGYRQALLDNGIEYDDSWAYKADYYQEDAYRIVSEMESIDFDAVFAASDLMAIGAMKALLEKGLMIPTDIAVAGFDNIPNSDMLPVGLTTVDTPIFQLGSQAATMLVKLIEEQETNHKIELSTKLMIRQST from the coding sequence ATGGCAGCGACATTAAAAGATATTGCCAAAGTGGCAGGTGTTTCGGCAGTAACGGTGTCGTATGTACTGAATAATAAGAACCGGGTGAGCGAAGCGACCAAAACCAAGGTGATGGAAGCCGCGAATTCGCTTAATTATGTCCCGAACCGTGCAGCAAAAATGCTGGCTAGCAAGTCGACTAAACATATTTGCCTGGTAATTTCTGGCCCTGATTATGAGTACCTGACCAATCCGTATATCTACAAATTGGTCAACGGTATTGGATCGGCGTTGAGTGAGCACGGTTACGAGTTGACCTTGCGAATGGCCAATGCCGATAACGAATTAGCTTTCATCCAAGGAGAGCTCAACTCCAACCTGTATGACGGTATATTGATTTGGGGTACCCGTATGCCCGATGAGCAATTCCTGTCCCTGTTCGACCACCGTGTACCGATTGTTTCTATTGCCCGTGCTCTGCAAGACATAGCTGTTAATGCCGTGCTGGTGGAACACTACCAATCAGCCTACCGGATGACACAGTATCTAATAGAGAGCGGTTACCGAAAAATCATGTTCCTCGGTAAATTGGATGTGATCAAGGCCGCGCGTGATCGTTTCGAAGGATACCGCCAGGCACTGTTGGATAACGGCATCGAGTATGACGATAGTTGGGCTTATAAAGCGGATTACTATCAGGAAGATGCATACCGTATTGTGTCTGAGATGGAGAGCATAGATTTTGACGCGGTATTTGCGGCGTCTGATTTGATGGCTATCGGTGCGATGAAAGCCTTGTTGGAGAAAGGCCTCATGATACCGACTGACATCGCTGTTGCTGGTTTCGATAACATCCCAAATAGTGATATGTTACCGGTAGGATTGACAACAGTTGACACCCCAATATTCCAGCTAGGTTCGCAAGCAGCGACTATGTTAGTTAAATTGATTGAAGAACAGGAAACCAACCATAAAATTGAGCTCAGTACAAAGTTGATGATTCGCCAATCAACTTAA
- a CDS encoding GIY-YIG nuclease family protein: MTIHREIIFSSDSVDEVNKKETELIRQYNSNNPDIKYNRCPKYKR, from the coding sequence ATGACTATTCACCGAGAAATCATATTCTCTTCTGATAGCGTTGATGAGGTCAACAAGAAAGAAACTGAGCTGATTCGCCAGTACAACTCTAACAACCCTGATATTAAGTATAATCGATGTCCAAAGTACAAACGATAG